A stretch of the Pseudalkalibacillus hwajinpoensis genome encodes the following:
- a CDS encoding DMT family transporter encodes MAWIYLVIGGLMEVLWAIGLKYSDGFTKPLISLLTIVGIATSFYFFARALKYLPVGTAYAIFTGLGAAGTAVIGMMFLNESISFIKLFFILLLISSIIGLKLNAKEA; translated from the coding sequence ATGGCATGGATCTATCTTGTGATCGGTGGTCTGATGGAAGTATTATGGGCTATTGGATTAAAATATTCAGATGGCTTTACGAAACCACTTATAAGCTTGTTAACGATCGTTGGTATTGCAACAAGCTTTTACTTTTTCGCTAGGGCATTAAAATATTTACCTGTAGGTACAGCATACGCCATATTTACAGGATTAGGCGCAGCAGGGACAGCTGTGATTGGAATGATGTTCTTAAATGAATCGATTAGTTTCATAAAACTATTTTTTATCTTATTGCTTATTTCTTCTATTATCGGTTTGAAGTTAAATGCAAAGGAAGCTTAG
- a CDS encoding Lrp/AsnC family transcriptional regulator, which produces MTVNEKEIEILEILEDNARVPMDVLADMVELSVEEVEKIIKKLEEQDIILSYSSVINWDKTSGKDGVAAMIDVKVTPKRDVGFDEIAERIYRFPEVKAVYLMSGAFDLSVQIEGKTMKEVAFFVSNKLSTLDSVLSTTTHFLLKKYKHDGVIFEPEQKDKRIVVSP; this is translated from the coding sequence ATTACAGTGAATGAAAAAGAAATCGAAATCCTAGAAATTTTAGAGGATAATGCACGCGTACCAATGGATGTTTTAGCTGATATGGTTGAATTATCAGTTGAAGAAGTAGAGAAAATCATTAAGAAACTTGAAGAACAGGATATTATTTTAAGCTATTCATCCGTCATTAATTGGGATAAAACTTCTGGCAAAGACGGTGTTGCAGCCATGATTGATGTGAAGGTAACCCCAAAAAGAGATGTTGGCTTTGATGAGATTGCTGAGCGTATTTATCGTTTTCCGGAAGTGAAAGCGGTGTACTTAATGTCAGGAGCGTTTGATTTGTCTGTTCAGATCGAAGGGAAAACGATGAAGGAAGTTGCTTTCTTTGTTTCTAACAAGCTTTCAACACTTGATTCAGTTTTGTCGACAACAACGCATTTCTTACTTAAAAAATATAAACACGACGGTGTAATTTTTGAACCGGAACAGAAGGATAAGCGGATTGTGGTGTCACCATGA
- a CDS encoding citrate synthase/methylcitrate synthase gives MIHAGLEGIIAADSNISLVDGENGLLVYRGHWAKEIAKEKSFEEAAYFLWNGSFPTEKQLAAFTSALGEARHLSPNQKEIINRLPEKMEMMSVIRTVLSSMGDHSYQFPATQEQGIHLLSIVPTIIAYRYRNQNGLSQIEPDVTLSHVGNYLYMLTGERPQENHIKALTAYFILTMEHGLNASTFTARVISSTESDLASAITGAIGAMKGPLHGGAPTGVIDLLEEIKRDGDAEKVLRRKLENREKLMGFGHRVYKTRDPRAAALSEITSDFYDDAEFKLAHEVEDTAVRLLQEYKPDRKLYANVEYYAAAILRAIELPTELFTPTFTAARTAGWIAHVYEQNDNNRIIRPSSVYSGEMPE, from the coding sequence ATGATTCATGCCGGATTAGAAGGAATCATTGCGGCTGATTCCAATATCAGCCTTGTAGACGGAGAGAACGGTTTGCTTGTCTATCGAGGACACTGGGCAAAAGAAATTGCGAAAGAAAAATCATTCGAAGAAGCCGCCTACTTCCTATGGAATGGTTCATTTCCTACTGAAAAACAGCTAGCTGCTTTCACCTCCGCACTTGGTGAAGCAAGACACTTATCACCAAATCAGAAGGAAATCATAAATCGTTTACCTGAAAAAATGGAGATGATGAGCGTTATTCGAACGGTCTTATCTTCCATGGGAGATCACTCATATCAGTTCCCAGCGACACAGGAACAGGGAATTCACCTACTGAGTATCGTTCCAACTATTATTGCCTATCGCTACCGCAATCAAAATGGATTATCTCAGATCGAGCCAGACGTAACGTTGTCTCACGTTGGGAACTATTTATATATGTTGACAGGAGAACGTCCTCAGGAAAATCACATTAAAGCGTTAACTGCCTACTTCATTTTAACGATGGAGCATGGATTAAACGCCTCTACCTTTACAGCTAGGGTGATTTCATCAACTGAAAGTGATCTCGCATCAGCTATTACAGGGGCTATTGGCGCTATGAAAGGACCTCTTCATGGCGGGGCGCCAACTGGGGTTATTGATTTATTAGAAGAAATTAAGCGCGACGGCGATGCTGAGAAAGTATTGCGACGTAAACTTGAAAATCGTGAGAAGCTAATGGGCTTTGGACATCGGGTTTATAAAACGCGCGACCCCCGTGCCGCCGCTTTAAGCGAGATTACTTCAGACTTCTATGACGATGCTGAGTTTAAACTTGCACACGAAGTAGAAGACACGGCAGTACGCCTTCTCCAGGAGTACAAACCTGACCGAAAACTTTATGCGAATGTGGAGTACTATGCAGCGGCCATCTTAAGAGCGATCGAGCTACCAACAGAACTGTTTACCCCAACATTTACAGCAGCCAGAACGGCAGGTTGGATCGCACACGTGTACGAGCAAAATGACAATAACCGAATCATCCGCCCATCTTCTGTTTATAGCGGGGAAATGCCTGAGTAA
- the queD gene encoding 6-carboxytetrahydropterin synthase QueD — protein MSFMIPKKVELLGEDIQKSELKYHHKRVAVTKEFTFDAAHHLHCYEGKCKSMHGHTYKVVITISGFVNEIGISVDFGEIKTLFKEVIDSKLDHHYLNEVLPNMNTTAENMIVWMWEQLDQALTERNMKDLGQRIEELVLYETPTSYATLKREWMEENE, from the coding sequence ATGTCTTTTATGATTCCAAAGAAAGTTGAATTACTTGGAGAAGATATTCAGAAAAGCGAATTAAAGTATCATCATAAACGAGTAGCGGTAACAAAGGAATTTACATTCGATGCTGCGCATCATTTGCACTGCTACGAAGGTAAGTGCAAAAGCATGCATGGTCATACGTATAAAGTGGTCATCACAATCAGCGGATTTGTGAATGAAATCGGCATTTCAGTGGATTTTGGTGAAATTAAAACCCTGTTTAAAGAAGTGATTGATTCGAAGTTGGATCATCATTATTTAAATGAAGTCCTTCCGAACATGAACACGACAGCTGAAAATATGATTGTTTGGATGTGGGAGCAGTTAGATCAAGCTCTGACTGAGCGCAATATGAAAGATCTTGGTCAGCGCATCGAAGAACTAGTTCTCTATGAAACACCAACAAGCTACGCAACGCTGAAGCGGGAATGGATGGAAGAAAATGAGTAA
- a CDS encoding LysR family transcriptional regulator — translation MNLNWLKTFVTAASYENFRETSEKLYLAQPTVTVHIQQLEKQIGSKLFMKSGRRVMLSEAGRQFLPHARELVEQYETSLRHMNGWRQGYHRKLTIAVSPLIAATVLPNVLQQFMKAYPSIEVVVKVSESNEIGEMITKNDADFGLSRMKSLQAYVKNEQIGADPIVLVVPHDGGDAETSLPLSLSEFCLRSTLLTHNHPDYWEDLLVELRSKYDGVRTMVVSQVHITKRFIEEGLGFSFLPWSSVRREVFEGRILQVDTEEIKLPEVHTYMVYQHLSEETEIFKQFIEKSMN, via the coding sequence ATGAATCTAAACTGGTTGAAAACATTTGTCACAGCTGCTTCGTATGAAAATTTCAGGGAAACATCGGAAAAACTCTATCTTGCTCAACCTACTGTTACGGTTCACATTCAACAACTTGAAAAGCAGATTGGCAGTAAGCTATTTATGAAGAGCGGTAGAAGAGTGATGCTCTCTGAAGCAGGAAGACAATTTCTTCCGCATGCGAGGGAGTTAGTTGAGCAGTATGAGACAAGCTTACGTCATATGAACGGGTGGAGGCAGGGGTACCATCGAAAGTTGACGATTGCTGTATCCCCTTTAATTGCTGCTACGGTTCTACCTAACGTCCTTCAGCAATTTATGAAAGCTTATCCATCGATTGAGGTCGTTGTAAAAGTAAGTGAGTCTAATGAAATTGGAGAGATGATCACCAAGAATGATGCAGATTTTGGTCTTTCAAGAATGAAATCTTTGCAGGCATATGTGAAAAATGAACAAATTGGAGCCGATCCGATTGTTTTAGTTGTGCCACACGATGGGGGAGATGCGGAAACGAGTCTGCCTTTATCTTTAAGTGAGTTTTGTTTGAGATCAACGTTACTCACGCATAATCATCCTGATTATTGGGAAGATCTTTTAGTTGAGCTACGTTCTAAATATGACGGTGTTCGAACGATGGTGGTATCGCAAGTACACATTACAAAGCGATTTATTGAGGAAGGGCTTGGGTTCTCTTTTTTACCATGGTCATCTGTTCGGCGTGAGGTATTTGAAGGGAGAATTCTTCAAGTGGATACTGAGGAAATCAAACTGCCTGAGGTTCACACATACATGGTCTATCAACATCTTTCGGAGGAAACAGAAATATTTAAACAATTTATTGAGAAAAGCATGAATTAA
- the queC gene encoding 7-cyano-7-deazaguanine synthase QueC — translation MNKKAVIVLSGGLDSTTCMGIAKEKGYELYPITFHYGQKHNREVEQAKKVAEYYNAPDHRIVNISFLNQIGGSALTDDSIDVPTDMDEDEIPVTYVPARNMIFLSLASAYAEVIGAEAIYIGVSAVDYSGYPDCRPEFIESMNETVNLATKAGATGSEMKIDTPLINLTKADTVSEGLRLSVPYELTTSCYNGEEEACGECDSCRLRLKGFEEAGAVDPIPYKV, via the coding sequence GTGAATAAAAAAGCAGTGATTGTATTGAGCGGTGGTTTAGATAGTACAACATGCATGGGAATCGCGAAGGAAAAAGGCTATGAGCTTTATCCGATTACATTCCACTACGGCCAAAAGCATAACCGAGAAGTAGAGCAGGCGAAGAAAGTAGCGGAATATTACAATGCACCCGATCATCGCATTGTGAACATTAGTTTTCTAAATCAAATTGGGGGCAGTGCCCTTACGGATGATTCCATTGATGTACCAACAGATATGGATGAAGACGAGATTCCAGTTACTTACGTGCCAGCTCGTAATATGATCTTTCTTTCACTTGCCTCTGCTTACGCAGAAGTGATTGGAGCTGAAGCGATCTACATCGGTGTATCTGCCGTTGACTACAGTGGATACCCGGATTGCCGACCAGAGTTTATTGAAAGCATGAATGAAACGGTTAATCTAGCTACAAAAGCTGGAGCAACAGGTAGTGAAATGAAGATTGATACGCCGTTAATTAACTTGACGAAAGCAGATACGGTTAGTGAAGGCTTACGTTTAAGCGTTCCTTATGAACTAACGACATCTTGCTACAATGGTGAAGAAGAAGCATGCGGCGAGTGTGATAGCTGTCGTCTGCGTCTGAAAGGCTTTGAAGAAGCTGGAGCGGTAGATCCGATACCTTATAAAGTGTAA
- a CDS encoding TetR/AcrR family transcriptional regulator produces MKKESTQDRIKEVALILFARNGFEGTSLSDIAKGVGIKKPSLYAHYKSKEDLFLGVIHKVSVDYNAFFVKTAERLSNQSPEKQLYDLLRENTEYLRNDEMGLIFKRMMLFPPESLRKEIAQMFEKTENVMKRVIKSILEQMLPNEEWERVFDAYLCLLDGMFEQIFYYSPEEHNKRLENSWTLFIRGVHSKEEK; encoded by the coding sequence ATGAAAAAAGAATCGACTCAGGATCGAATTAAAGAGGTGGCCCTCATTCTATTTGCACGTAATGGATTTGAAGGGACTTCCCTTTCGGATATTGCTAAAGGAGTAGGCATAAAAAAACCTTCCTTATATGCGCATTATAAAAGTAAAGAAGATTTATTTTTAGGTGTGATTCATAAAGTATCAGTTGATTACAATGCGTTTTTTGTAAAGACGGCTGAACGATTAAGCAATCAATCACCTGAGAAACAATTATATGACCTTCTTCGTGAAAATACAGAGTATTTACGGAATGATGAAATGGGACTTATTTTCAAAAGAATGATGCTATTTCCACCAGAGTCGTTACGGAAGGAAATCGCTCAAATGTTTGAAAAAACGGAGAATGTGATGAAGAGAGTGATTAAGTCTATTCTCGAGCAGATGCTCCCAAATGAGGAATGGGAACGAGTTTTTGATGCTTATTTATGTTTACTTGACGGTATGTTTGAACAAATTTTCTACTATTCACCTGAAGAACATAATAAACGGTTAGAAAATTCCTGGACTCTATTTATTAGAGGCGTTCATAGTAAGGAGGAGAAATAA
- a CDS encoding aminotransferase → MKEVQQQYISKTASQLKPSGIRKFFDLASQMDNVISLGVGEPDFVTPWNVCEAGYASLESGYTAYTANAGLLELREEISSYLDEQFSLSYSAESQIILTVGASQAIDLAFRAVIDPGDEVIIVEPGFVAYSPAVTLAGGKPVSLETKAEDEFKITRESLEKVITKRTKAILLCFPSNPTGATMSEAELKNVTDIIEEHDLLVLSDEIYAELTYDETHYSIARADGMKERTILISGFSKAFAMTGWRLGYVTGPEEIIAAMLKIHQYTMMCAPTIAQHGALEALKSGRDDLERMKKSYRQRRNFLVKAFNNIGLSCHMPGGAFYAFPSVQATGMTSDEFAEKLLEEEQVAVVPGHVFGAGGEGYVRCSYATSIDSLQEAVKRIERFVNRHNSKG, encoded by the coding sequence ATGAAGGAAGTTCAACAGCAGTATATTTCTAAAACAGCTTCTCAATTAAAACCTTCAGGTATCCGAAAATTCTTTGATCTTGCTTCCCAAATGGATAATGTTATTTCACTTGGTGTTGGTGAGCCAGATTTTGTTACACCGTGGAATGTATGTGAAGCGGGCTACGCTTCACTTGAAAGCGGCTATACAGCTTATACGGCAAATGCAGGTCTGCTAGAGCTAAGGGAAGAAATTTCGTCTTACTTAGATGAACAATTTTCACTGAGCTATTCAGCTGAATCACAAATCATATTAACTGTTGGAGCGAGTCAGGCGATTGATCTGGCTTTTCGAGCGGTGATTGATCCGGGTGATGAGGTTATTATTGTCGAACCAGGCTTTGTTGCTTATTCACCAGCTGTAACGCTCGCAGGTGGGAAACCTGTCTCTTTGGAAACAAAGGCAGAGGACGAGTTTAAAATAACGCGTGAGTCGCTTGAAAAAGTGATTACGAAGCGAACAAAAGCGATCCTTCTGTGTTTCCCGAGTAACCCTACTGGTGCCACAATGTCTGAAGCAGAATTGAAAAACGTAACAGACATCATTGAAGAACATGACCTACTCGTACTTTCGGATGAGATTTATGCGGAATTAACGTATGATGAGACGCATTATAGCATTGCCCGAGCTGATGGCATGAAAGAGCGTACAATTCTTATTTCAGGTTTCTCGAAGGCATTTGCTATGACAGGTTGGAGACTTGGTTACGTGACGGGTCCTGAAGAAATCATTGCGGCGATGTTGAAAATTCATCAGTATACAATGATGTGTGCGCCGACAATCGCTCAGCACGGGGCACTCGAAGCTTTGAAAAGTGGAAGAGACGATCTTGAGAGAATGAAGAAAAGCTATCGTCAGCGAAGAAACTTTCTTGTTAAAGCATTTAACAACATCGGACTTTCCTGTCATATGCCAGGTGGTGCATTCTACGCATTTCCATCCGTACAGGCAACTGGGATGACATCAGATGAATTTGCTGAAAAGTTATTAGAAGAAGAGCAGGTTGCTGTTGTGCCAGGGCATGTCTTTGGTGCTGGTGGAGAAGGCTATGTGCGCTGTTCTTACGCAACGTCAATCGATTCTTTGCAGGAAGCTGTTAAGCGAATCGAACGGTTTGTTAACCGTCACAATTCAAAGGGATAA
- a CDS encoding 7-carboxy-7-deazaguanine synthase QueE, with the protein MSKWVLPEQSEYMKWELPMVEVFETVEGEGTRAGFPTVFVRVFHCNLRCSWCDTPYSYAPDKAEYTGSIASIIDQIKQYNSRHICFTGGEPLIHREKSMALIQAMVDLPHIEDIHIETNGAIDLTPYEAVRKGDEAWQEKVRFVMDYKLPDSGEQHRMLHENFELLDKQDEIKFVIGSDEDFTVATEVVSENHQKGQVLYSPVWETMPPHKLVEKILEAGLSKVKLSMQLHKIIWDPNRRGV; encoded by the coding sequence ATGAGTAAATGGGTGCTACCGGAACAATCCGAATATATGAAGTGGGAACTACCGATGGTGGAGGTGTTTGAGACAGTAGAAGGAGAGGGAACGCGCGCTGGTTTTCCAACAGTATTTGTACGCGTCTTTCACTGTAACTTGCGCTGTAGCTGGTGTGACACGCCGTATAGCTATGCACCGGATAAAGCTGAATACACAGGCTCAATTGCCTCTATAATCGATCAAATCAAACAATATAATAGCCGTCACATCTGTTTTACAGGTGGGGAGCCGTTAATTCATCGTGAGAAATCAATGGCGCTTATTCAAGCGATGGTAGATCTTCCACATATTGAAGACATTCATATCGAAACGAACGGAGCGATTGATCTTACGCCATATGAAGCGGTTCGAAAAGGTGATGAAGCCTGGCAGGAGAAAGTTCGTTTTGTGATGGACTATAAGCTGCCTGATTCTGGTGAACAGCATCGCATGCTTCACGAGAACTTTGAACTTCTTGATAAACAAGATGAAATTAAGTTCGTGATCGGCTCTGATGAAGATTTCACAGTAGCAACTGAAGTTGTCTCAGAAAATCATCAAAAAGGTCAGGTATTGTATAGTCCAGTGTGGGAAACCATGCCTCCACACAAACTTGTTGAAAAAATTCTAGAAGCAGGACTAAGCAAAGTGAAGCTAAGTATGCAGCTTCATAAGATTATTTGGGATCCTAATAGAAGAGGTGTGTAA
- a CDS encoding SPL family radical SAM protein → MQPSIQKRTSRSILTKGSGFLNGYSHTLNPYAGCAFGCSYCYVRRMPIALFREEDWGEWVDIKENAVDLVKKEIPKARKKGEVSIFMSSSTDPYQPIEFKTDLTRGLLEAMVEEMPDFLFLQTRSPLVTRDIDLLKKFGKKVLVSMTVETDLDSVRKIFAPSAPPIAARLKALQTLRANGIPVQAAVAPLLPCSEHFPKKLAEVTDRLTLDDFFMGDGSGGKRTEQLGIRKLFEEAGLEGWYQRKAYLKIKKRLQAFFPDSAIYISQEGFSPPDEG, encoded by the coding sequence TTGCAGCCTTCAATTCAGAAGCGAACATCTCGGTCTATTTTAACAAAAGGTAGTGGATTTCTTAATGGATATAGTCACACTCTGAACCCTTACGCTGGATGTGCCTTCGGTTGTTCTTATTGCTATGTAAGAAGAATGCCTATTGCCCTTTTTAGGGAAGAGGATTGGGGAGAATGGGTAGATATTAAAGAAAACGCTGTGGATCTTGTGAAAAAAGAGATTCCGAAAGCTCGGAAAAAAGGAGAAGTATCGATTTTTATGTCTTCTTCGACAGATCCTTATCAGCCTATTGAATTTAAGACTGATTTAACAAGAGGATTACTTGAGGCTATGGTAGAAGAAATGCCTGATTTTCTATTTCTTCAAACCCGCTCTCCACTCGTCACTAGAGATATTGATTTGTTAAAAAAATTCGGCAAAAAGGTTCTGGTCAGTATGACAGTAGAAACAGACCTTGATTCAGTGCGCAAAATTTTTGCGCCATCAGCACCGCCAATTGCAGCAAGGTTAAAGGCGCTACAAACGTTACGAGCAAACGGTATTCCTGTACAAGCGGCAGTGGCACCACTTCTCCCGTGTTCTGAACATTTCCCTAAGAAGTTAGCTGAAGTAACGGATCGCCTCACGCTTGATGACTTTTTCATGGGTGATGGGAGCGGTGGTAAAAGAACAGAGCAGCTTGGCATTCGTAAGCTCTTTGAAGAAGCGGGTCTAGAAGGTTGGTATCAACGTAAAGCCTATTTGAAAATAAAGAAGCGATTACAGGCCTTTTTTCCTGATAGCGCCATTTATATTTCTCAAGAAGGTTTTTCACCTCCAGACGAGGGCTAG
- a CDS encoding zinc-ribbon domain-containing protein produces the protein MYCPHCGKKRGDDEQFCFSCGKELVTQNKSKHSLSILWRWLPVMVFFLLSSTLAGYYFYEESTSKAAIRSFEKGEELAKNGKLEEAQNEFNEAQKNRPRFPAAQKNENIVTIALNVEETLKQAETARKKDNYSNALDLIKEAEQTSASYKGDLFSTLQEDIGTVRTTVMVAELKYDMKGKESIDELKPVLTRAESLQVDEAQDIAGQIRNQIVDFSINEANGYLEENHFTEALNSVEEGLEINKGNEKLSNLQTVIEKRRNSFEEEQQKRIEHAMVAAAKEEEMNRTSAIELNELETKVTDYNELKVTGTVTSKATVPVNSIGASYKVLDGDGKEFDKGEVYINPDKLYPDDTGKFDFMIYDVGEDVKDLDQFTVEIDHFTWYLD, from the coding sequence ATGTACTGTCCACATTGTGGAAAAAAAAGAGGCGATGATGAACAATTTTGCTTCTCTTGTGGAAAAGAACTAGTCACTCAAAATAAATCTAAGCATAGCCTATCCATTCTGTGGCGTTGGTTACCAGTGATGGTGTTTTTTCTTCTTTCTAGCACACTTGCCGGCTATTATTTTTATGAAGAATCAACGTCAAAGGCAGCGATTCGCTCTTTTGAAAAGGGAGAGGAATTAGCTAAAAACGGCAAGCTGGAAGAAGCACAAAATGAGTTTAATGAGGCCCAAAAAAACCGACCTCGTTTCCCAGCTGCCCAAAAAAACGAAAATATTGTAACGATCGCATTAAACGTTGAAGAGACTTTAAAACAGGCGGAAACCGCAAGAAAAAAAGATAACTACAGTAATGCCTTAGATTTGATTAAAGAAGCTGAGCAAACCTCAGCATCCTATAAAGGTGATCTTTTCTCTACTTTACAAGAAGACATCGGAACGGTTCGGACAACTGTGATGGTTGCCGAATTAAAGTATGATATGAAAGGGAAAGAATCCATTGATGAATTGAAACCTGTGTTAACAAGGGCTGAAAGTTTACAAGTAGATGAAGCCCAAGACATAGCCGGACAAATTCGAAATCAAATTGTCGACTTCTCAATTAATGAAGCAAATGGTTATTTGGAAGAGAACCACTTTACGGAAGCATTAAACTCAGTAGAAGAAGGCTTAGAAATCAATAAAGGTAACGAAAAGCTATCAAACCTCCAAACCGTAATTGAAAAGAGACGAAATTCGTTTGAGGAGGAGCAACAGAAGCGAATTGAACATGCTATGGTTGCTGCAGCAAAAGAAGAAGAAATGAATCGTACAAGCGCGATTGAGCTCAATGAATTAGAAACAAAGGTGACAGATTACAATGAATTAAAAGTAACAGGTACGGTCACAAGCAAAGCCACTGTTCCCGTCAATTCGATCGGGGCTTCTTATAAAGTATTGGACGGAGATGGAAAAGAGTTTGATAAAGGGGAGGTTTATATTAACCCCGACAAACTTTATCCTGACGATACAGGTAAATTTGACTTTATGATCTACGATGTAGGTGAAGACGTGAAGGATCTTGATCAATTCACAGTCGAAATTGATCATTTCACATGGTACTTGGATTAG
- a CDS encoding S1C family serine protease, with amino-acid sequence MSKKLALLLSLASSLFILIGGGAGFYFLHDYYSNTTVEATSSLGEKTNAPENQKNDSDLKSVIHETQKSVVQIEVALKDGTSSGSGFLYNTNGDVITNAHVVEGAQKITVKTSDAKQFEAQIIGMGDTIDVAVIRVPGLEGNDPLIVAEERMAEVGDDIIALGSPLGLQNTVTTGIVSGLDREFILEPYRYEHIYQISAPITKGNSGGPLIDANTGEAIAINSAGTDSGAIGFSIPLPNVIEQIKNWSDDPVEITVDDESKEEVSTPQGLTGEDFKNNATYLIGYFYESLSTQDYVTGYSLLGSRWQSEMLYEDFRSGYIHTLDVEVSNMTGSLNQTNDQVKVTATIKAQERTEDKKTTTSLYNVTYQVGYENDQLKILSGKAEKLK; translated from the coding sequence ATGTCTAAGAAATTGGCTTTGCTACTATCCCTTGCAAGCTCCCTCTTTATTCTGATTGGGGGCGGCGCAGGTTTTTATTTTTTACATGATTACTATTCGAATACAACCGTTGAAGCAACATCTTCTCTAGGAGAGAAAACAAATGCTCCAGAGAACCAAAAGAATGATTCAGACTTAAAATCCGTCATTCATGAGACACAAAAAAGCGTTGTGCAAATTGAAGTCGCCTTAAAAGATGGCACTTCTTCTGGATCAGGCTTCCTCTACAATACGAACGGAGACGTCATTACGAACGCTCATGTTGTCGAAGGCGCTCAAAAGATTACCGTTAAAACCTCTGATGCTAAACAATTCGAAGCTCAAATCATTGGTATGGGTGATACGATAGATGTTGCGGTGATTCGCGTTCCAGGACTAGAGGGAAATGATCCCCTAATTGTTGCAGAAGAGCGCATGGCGGAAGTTGGGGACGATATCATTGCTCTTGGTAGCCCACTCGGACTTCAGAACACCGTTACAACAGGGATTGTCAGTGGTCTCGATCGAGAATTCATCTTAGAGCCCTATCGCTATGAGCATATCTATCAAATCTCTGCCCCAATTACAAAAGGTAACAGCGGAGGTCCCCTTATTGATGCAAATACAGGAGAGGCAATCGCCATTAATTCCGCAGGAACAGACTCAGGGGCAATCGGCTTTAGCATTCCGCTCCCCAACGTTATTGAGCAAATTAAAAATTGGTCTGATGACCCAGTAGAAATAACGGTAGATGATGAAAGTAAGGAAGAAGTATCAACACCACAGGGACTCACAGGAGAAGACTTTAAAAATAATGCTACCTATCTTATTGGATATTTCTATGAAAGCTTGTCTACTCAAGACTATGTCACTGGCTACTCCTTACTTGGCAGTCGCTGGCAGAGTGAAATGCTGTATGAAGATTTTCGAAGTGGCTATATCCATACCCTTGACGTGGAAGTTTCAAATATGACCGGAAGTTTAAATCAAACGAATGATCAAGTAAAGGTAACAGCTACTATTAAAGCACAAGAACGAACCGAGGATAAGAAGACAACAACTTCTCTATACAACGTCACTTACCAGGTTGGTTATGAAAATGACCAATTGAAAATTCTAAGTGGTAAGGCTGAAAAATTAAAGTAA